One Belonocnema kinseyi isolate 2016_QV_RU_SX_M_011 chromosome 6, B_treatae_v1, whole genome shotgun sequence genomic region harbors:
- the LOC117174436 gene encoding serine/threonine-protein phosphatase PGAM5, mitochondrial-like isoform X1 — protein sequence MSSFSRFQKCALTGIGALSGLGGLAFIYNIFSSPGSNQAQSNQKPLQESPFIHKSWTTNFTPSVNWDTNWDKRDPKSLVKPRKPRSPEDENEYNKKIEAKKSKAFRHLILIRHGQYNLEGNTDAERVLTKLGRKQAECTGKRLAELGLPYSLIVKSTMSRAQETASIIEEFLPKVETKNDSILVEGFPIPPEPPVGHWRPESSFFQDGPRIEAAFRKYFHRADEKQKEDSYTVIVCHANVIRYFACRALQFPPEAWLRISLHHASITWLAIHPSGRVHLRCLGDAGHMPPEYLTTS from the exons ATGTCTTCATTTTCGCGTTTTCAAAAATGTGCTTTAACGGGCATTGGTGCTTTAAGTGGCCTTGGTGGTcttgcatttatttataatatcttcAGTTCTCCAGGAAGTAATCAAGCTCAAAGTAATCAAAAACCTCTACAAGAATCTCCCTTCATTCACAAATCCTGGACAACGAATTTCACTCCTTCAGTAAACTGGGATACTAATTGGGATAA aagagATCCTAAGAGCTTGGTAAAACCTAGAAAACCAAGAAGTCCTGAAGACGAAAAtgaatataataagaaaattgagGCCAAAAAGTCGAAAGCATTTCGACATTTGATACTTATTCGACATGGACAATATAATCTTGAAGGAAACACAGATGCGGAGAGAGTACTTACAAAACTTG GTAGAAAACAAGCCGAGTGTACTGGAAAACGTTTGGCTGAATTGGGTTTGCCGTATTCATTAATTGTCAAATCGACAATGTCCAGAGCACAAGAAACTGCGTCGATTATTGAAGAATTTCTCCCCAAAGTAGAAACTAAAAACGACAGTATTCTTGTAGAAGGCTTCCCAATTCCTCCGGAGCCTCCAGTTGGACATTGGCGACCTGAAAGTTCC ttttttcaGGACGGTCCGAGGATAGAAGCAgcgtttagaaaatattttcacagaGCAGATGAAAAACAGAAGGAAGATTCGTACACAGTTATTGTCTGTCATGCCAATGTCATCAGATATTTCGCCTGCAg GGCTTTGCAATTTCCTCCAGAAGCCTGGTTGCGAATTTCTCTTCATCACGCCAGTATTACGTGGTTGGCGATTCATCCAAGTGGAAGAGTGCATTTAAGATGCCTCGGAGATGCTGGTCACATGCCTCCAGAATATCTCACAACGAGCTAG
- the LOC117174491 gene encoding T-complex protein 1 subunit theta, with translation MALHVPKAPGMSQMMKDGARYFSGLEEAIYRSITACKQFSQCVRTAYGPNGMNKMIINHLEKLIVTSDAATIIKELEVEHPAAKLMVMASEMQEAEVGDGTNFVVIFAGALLENAEDLLRLGITTSEIVEGYETALNKALEILATQVVHEVKDFRNVEQIKSGIRTSVMSKQYGREDLLADLISQACISSLTEKSNFNVDNVRVCKILGCGIQSSQVVQGMVFKRVVEGDVTKKANAKIVVYTCPVDITPTETKGTVLIKSADELLNFSRGEESMLEAQIKSIADSGADVIVSGGKFGDMALHYINKYNLMAVRLPSKFDIRRLCKAVGATALTKLAPPTSEELGFASTIHIDELGDTSVVIFSLDGKDSRISTIVIRGSTENYMDDIERAIDDGVNTYKGITRDGRFVSGGGAVEVELAFQIAEFANTLPGLEQYAVRKFATALETFPKTLAENNGCQPSELLSKLYASHKEGNKAYGFDCSEGTGEMVDTVKAGIMDLFLTKQWALKYAVNAACTILKIDQIIMAKRAGGPKPRAGGGHNSDDE, from the exons ATGGCTTTACACGTTCCAAAGGCCCCTGGCATGTCCCAGATGATGAAGGATGGTGCTCGA TACTTTTCTGGGCTTGAAGAAGCAATCTACAGAAGCATAACCGCCTGCAAGCAATTCTCCCAATGCGTTCGCACTGCCTATGGTCCCAATGGAATGAACAAAATGATAATTAACCACCTCGAAAAACTGATTGTCACGAGCGATGCAGCCACAATAATCAAAGAACTCGAAGTCGAACATCCAGCTGCAAAACTGATGGTGATGGCATCCGAGATGCAGGAAGCAGAAGTTGGAGATGGTACCAATTTCGTCGTCATTTTCGCCGGTGCTCTTCTCGAAAATGCTGAAGATCTCCTTCGTTTG GGAATCACCACATCCGAAATCGTAGAAGGCTACGAAACCGCTCTGAATAAGGCTCTGGAAATCCTGGCCACACAGGTCGTGCACGAAGTCAAAGACTTCCGTAACGTTGAACAAATAAAATCCGGCATCAGAACGTCGGTGATGAGCAAACAGTACGGCCGGGAAGATCTTCTCGCCGACCTTATTTCTCAAGCCTGCATTTCCTCACTCACGGAAAAATCCAACTTTAATGTCGACAATGTCAGGGTCTGCAAAATCCTTGGTTGTGGAATCCAATCCTCGCAGGTTGTGCAGGGAATGGTTTTCAAGCGAGTTGTCGAAGGTGATGTGACGAAGAAAGCGAACGCAAAAATTGTCGTTTATACTTGTCCGGTGGACATCACTCCCACGGAAACGAAAGGCACTGTGCTAATCAAATCGGCTGATGAGCTTCTGAACTTCTCCCGAGGCGAAGAGTCGATGCTTGAGGCACAGATCAAATCGATTGCCGACAGTGGAGCTGATGTTATTGTTTCTGGAGGCAAATTTGGTGATATGGCGCTTCACTACATCAACAAGTACAACTTGATGGCGGTTCGTCTGCCTAGCAAATTTGATATTAGGAGACTCTGTAAGGCTGTTGGAGCTACGGCACTTACGAAACTG GCGCCTCCAACTTCAGAAGAACTGGGTTTCGCAAGTACGATTCACATCGACGAGTTGGGAGACACATCCGTCGTTATTTTCAGCCTCGATGGCAAGGACAGTCGCATTAGCACAATTGTCATTCGTGGATCCACCGAAAATTATATGGACGACATTGAACGTGCCATCGATGATGGTGTCAACACCTACAAGGGAATTACTCGTGACGGACGTTTTGTCTCTGGTGGCGGAGCTGTAGAAGTTGAATTGGCCTTCCAAATCGCTGAATTCGCCAATACTCTGCCAGGCCTTGAACAATATGCAGTGCGTAAATTTGCCACGGCTCTTGAAACATTCCCGAAGACTTTGGCGGAGAACAATGGCTGTCAGCCGTCAGAACTTCTCTCGAAACTTTATGCATCCCACAAGGAAGGAAACAAGGCTTATGGTTTCGATTGCAGt gaaggAACTGGTGAAATGGTTGATACCGTGAAGGCTGGAATCATGGACCTGTTTTTGACGAAGCAGTGGGCATTGAAATATGCGGTAAATGCAGCCTGCACAATTCTCAAAATCGACCAGATAATCATGGCGAAACGAGCTGGAGGACCGAAGCCACGTGCTGGCGGTGGCCACAATAGTGACGACGAATAG
- the LOC117174436 gene encoding serine/threonine-protein phosphatase PGAM5, mitochondrial-like isoform X2, whose amino-acid sequence MSSFSRFQKCALTGIGALSGLGGLAFIYNIFSSPGSNQAQSNQKPLQESPFIHKSWTTNFTPSVNWDTNWDKRDPKSLVKPRKPRSPEDENEYNKKIEAKKSKAFRHLILIRHGQYNLEGNTDAERVLTKLGRKQAECTGKRLAELGLPYSLIVKSTMSRAQETASIIEEFLPKVETKNDSILVEGFPIPPEPPVGHWRPESSDGPRIEAAFRKYFHRADEKQKEDSYTVIVCHANVIRYFACRALQFPPEAWLRISLHHASITWLAIHPSGRVHLRCLGDAGHMPPEYLTTS is encoded by the exons ATGTCTTCATTTTCGCGTTTTCAAAAATGTGCTTTAACGGGCATTGGTGCTTTAAGTGGCCTTGGTGGTcttgcatttatttataatatcttcAGTTCTCCAGGAAGTAATCAAGCTCAAAGTAATCAAAAACCTCTACAAGAATCTCCCTTCATTCACAAATCCTGGACAACGAATTTCACTCCTTCAGTAAACTGGGATACTAATTGGGATAA aagagATCCTAAGAGCTTGGTAAAACCTAGAAAACCAAGAAGTCCTGAAGACGAAAAtgaatataataagaaaattgagGCCAAAAAGTCGAAAGCATTTCGACATTTGATACTTATTCGACATGGACAATATAATCTTGAAGGAAACACAGATGCGGAGAGAGTACTTACAAAACTTG GTAGAAAACAAGCCGAGTGTACTGGAAAACGTTTGGCTGAATTGGGTTTGCCGTATTCATTAATTGTCAAATCGACAATGTCCAGAGCACAAGAAACTGCGTCGATTATTGAAGAATTTCTCCCCAAAGTAGAAACTAAAAACGACAGTATTCTTGTAGAAGGCTTCCCAATTCCTCCGGAGCCTCCAGTTGGACATTGGCGACCTGAAAGTTCC GACGGTCCGAGGATAGAAGCAgcgtttagaaaatattttcacagaGCAGATGAAAAACAGAAGGAAGATTCGTACACAGTTATTGTCTGTCATGCCAATGTCATCAGATATTTCGCCTGCAg GGCTTTGCAATTTCCTCCAGAAGCCTGGTTGCGAATTTCTCTTCATCACGCCAGTATTACGTGGTTGGCGATTCATCCAAGTGGAAGAGTGCATTTAAGATGCCTCGGAGATGCTGGTCACATGCCTCCAGAATATCTCACAACGAGCTAG